The genomic window TCAATGGCTCGACCGTTACTGCCCGCCGGTGGCTCCGCTGCAAACGCTGCAACAGATGAAAGAGCGATGGCAGCGGCAGTAGCCGCGAAGATGTTTTGCTTGTTCATAAGTCATTCCTTGTCGTTAAGTCAGTTGTGTTTCGTGTTGTCGTTCGTGATTTCGTTCGTCTCAAAGAAATTGTCGCGATGGACATATCGGTATTCGCTACAAACGGCGATTGGGTTACAGGGAAGATGAAAAAAATTTAAAAAACTTTTTTTCAGAAAGTTGTAACCAAATGCTGCGACGGGACGAATGACTGTGTATCTACCGCAGGGGGATTGCCCGGAAGGCATCTCATGGGGTGGAGATGTACTCACTCCCTATAAAAGGACACCATCATGAAACGACGTGACATCACTAAGATTGCTTCCCTGGCCCTCGCCGCGGGTATCGTTGCGGGTATCAATGCCGCACCCGCCGCTGCGCAGGCCAATGCCATGGAGAAGTGCTACGGCATCGCCAAAGCCGGTCAGAACGACTGCGCAGCGGGTCCCGGCACCAGCTGCTCCGGAAGCTCAACGCGTGATTACCAGGGCAATGCCTGGAAGCTGGTCAAAAAAGGCAGCTGCGAGCGGATCGAGACACCGAAAGGTAATGGCTCCCTGACACCCATCGAGCGCTGAGCGCAGTCCCGACAGGAGATAACCATGATTTCGACCTTAAGCTACTACGACCGGGCGACCAGTCTCCTCTCGGGCATTTATTTCAGGGGGA from Congregibacter litoralis KT71 includes these protein-coding regions:
- a CDS encoding BufA1 family periplasmic bufferin-type metallophore; the encoded protein is MKRRDITKIASLALAAGIVAGINAAPAAAQANAMEKCYGIAKAGQNDCAAGPGTSCSGSSTRDYQGNAWKLVKKGSCERIETPKGNGSLTPIER